A window from Pseudomonas frederiksbergensis encodes these proteins:
- a CDS encoding LysR family transcriptional regulator codes for MLSTRQLRYFVEIAESGSFSAAAERLFIAQSALSRQIKDMETRLQTPLFERTARQPRLTAAGEAFLPRARNLLNELTKASEMATQVGSGQVGVLRLGHSSTVPMSGRLLRGISDYLDRHAGVSMDIVKLSSEAQLEELAEGRLDVGLLRLPVLRQREGVQIVPLYRERLLLAVPPNHRLAVDKSAPGIDLAQLKNEAFISIPHPQRGGLSYLSAELCMRQGFFPQAARVVSRKTTQLQLIQAGFGIALLPESMQDIAPPDIHFLPLADPDCHSTVALACRQNPTALVQHFIKTCTDHCGSEPARDSGSTFNINVD; via the coding sequence GTGCTTTCAACCCGCCAATTGCGTTACTTCGTGGAAATCGCCGAAAGCGGCAGCTTCAGCGCTGCAGCCGAACGACTGTTTATTGCGCAATCCGCCTTGAGCCGGCAGATAAAGGACATGGAAACCCGGCTGCAAACGCCGCTGTTCGAACGCACCGCGCGCCAGCCTCGACTGACGGCAGCGGGTGAAGCCTTTTTGCCTCGGGCGAGAAACCTTCTGAACGAACTGACCAAGGCCAGCGAGATGGCCACTCAGGTGGGCAGCGGTCAAGTCGGCGTGTTGCGCCTGGGTCACTCCAGCACTGTGCCCATGAGTGGCCGGCTGTTGCGAGGCATCAGCGACTATCTGGATCGGCACGCCGGTGTGTCCATGGACATCGTCAAGCTGTCCTCCGAGGCGCAACTGGAAGAATTGGCAGAAGGTCGTCTCGATGTGGGACTGTTGCGCCTGCCGGTGCTGCGTCAGCGTGAAGGGGTGCAGATTGTTCCGCTGTACCGCGAGCGTTTGTTGCTGGCAGTGCCTCCGAATCATCGGCTGGCTGTGGATAAGTCCGCGCCTGGCATCGATCTGGCACAGTTGAAGAATGAAGCGTTTATTTCCATCCCTCATCCACAGCGTGGTGGCCTGAGCTATCTTTCCGCCGAGTTGTGCATGCGCCAAGGGTTCTTTCCGCAGGCGGCTCGGGTGGTGTCGCGCAAAACCACGCAACTGCAATTGATCCAGGCCGGATTCGGCATCGCGCTGTTACCGGAATCGATGCAGGACATCGCGCCGCCGGATATCCACTTTCTGCCCTTGGCCGATCCCGATTGCCACAGCACGGTCGCCCTCGCCTGCCGGCAAAATCCCACGGCACTGGTTCAACACTTCATCAAAACCTGCACAGACCATTGTGGGAGCGAGCCTGCTCGCGATAGCGGTTCAACATTCAACATCAATGTCGACTGA
- a CDS encoding sulfite exporter TauE/SafE family protein — MNVLELLNQWPWGAVDWLVIGLGVALAYIVFGIAGFGTALVAGPILILFMPLSKIVPLLVLLDFVAAFGNLLPSRRDVAKPELLRLLPCMAVGCTLGVIFLLNLKSDVLLLLMGLFISAYAIYSLWIKTRPAQLSAAWAMPMGTVGGMFGALFGSGGFLYAIYLNSRLPKEAARATQSALISCSTVVRLSLFAVAGVYAELPLLVLALCLLPAMALGLWIGRRLTMRLSREAFVRLVTWLVLASGIALIGRYLST; from the coding sequence ATGAATGTGCTGGAGTTGTTAAACCAATGGCCGTGGGGTGCGGTGGATTGGCTGGTGATTGGATTGGGCGTTGCCTTGGCCTACATCGTTTTCGGCATCGCTGGTTTTGGTACCGCGCTGGTGGCCGGGCCAATTCTGATTCTGTTCATGCCGCTGTCGAAGATCGTGCCGCTGTTGGTGCTGCTGGATTTTGTCGCGGCGTTCGGCAATCTGCTGCCTTCGCGACGGGATGTGGCGAAGCCTGAGTTGCTGCGACTTCTGCCGTGCATGGCGGTGGGCTGCACGTTGGGGGTGATTTTTCTGTTGAATCTGAAATCCGATGTGTTGCTGCTGTTGATGGGGTTGTTTATCAGCGCTTATGCGATTTACAGCCTGTGGATTAAAACCCGTCCGGCGCAATTGTCTGCCGCGTGGGCCATGCCGATGGGCACGGTGGGCGGGATGTTCGGGGCATTGTTTGGCAGTGGCGGCTTTTTATATGCGATTTATTTGAACAGCCGCCTGCCCAAGGAGGCGGCCCGGGCGACCCAGAGTGCGCTGATCAGTTGCAGCACGGTGGTGCGCTTGAGCCTGTTTGCCGTCGCCGGTGTGTACGCCGAGCTACCCTTGTTGGTATTGGCGCTGTGTTTATTGCCGGCCATGGCATTAGGGCTGTGGATCGGCCGGCGGTTGACCATGAGGTTGTCCCGCGAGGCGTTTGTGCGGCTGGTGACCTGGTTGGTGCTGGCCAGCGGAATTGCATTGATTGGGCGCTATTTGAGTACTTGA
- the guaB gene encoding IMP dehydrogenase, translating into MLRISQEALTFDDILLVPGYSEVLPNEVSLKTRLTRGIELNIPLVSAAMDTVTEARLAIAMAQEGGIGIIHKNMTIEQQAAEVRKVKRYEAGVVKDPITIEADATVRELFELTRMHNISGVPVLHNGDLVGIVTSRDVRFENRLDATVRQVMTPKERLVTVKEGADKNDVRELLHKHRIERVLIVDDKFALKGMMTVNDIEKAKAYPLASKDDQGRLRVGAAVGTGKDTGDRVAALVNAGVDVVVVDTAHGHSKGVIDRVRWVKQNFPEVQVIGGNIATGAAAKALAEAGADAVKVGIGPGSICTTRIVAGVGVPQISAIANVAAALEGTGVPLIADGGIRFSGDLSKAIVAGASCVMMGSMFAGTEEAPGEIELFQGRSYKAYRGMGSLGAMSQAQGSSDRYFQDSSAGAEKLVPEGIEGRVPYKGTLSAIIHQLMGGLRSSMGYTGSADIEEMRTKPEFVRITGAGMAESHVHDVQITKEAPNYRVG; encoded by the coding sequence ATGCTGCGTATCAGCCAAGAAGCTCTGACATTCGACGACATTCTCCTAGTGCCCGGTTATTCCGAGGTGCTTCCTAACGAAGTCAGTCTCAAGACCCGCCTAACCCGTGGCATCGAGCTGAATATTCCTCTGGTTTCTGCCGCCATGGACACCGTTACTGAAGCCCGTCTGGCAATTGCCATGGCTCAGGAAGGTGGCATCGGTATCATCCACAAGAACATGACCATCGAGCAGCAAGCTGCCGAAGTGCGCAAGGTCAAGCGTTATGAGGCCGGCGTGGTCAAGGATCCGATCACCATCGAGGCTGACGCCACGGTTCGTGAACTGTTCGAACTGACCCGCATGCACAACATCTCCGGCGTTCCGGTTTTGCACAATGGCGACCTGGTCGGCATCGTCACTTCCCGTGACGTACGTTTCGAAAACCGTCTGGACGCCACCGTCCGTCAAGTGATGACGCCTAAAGAGCGTCTGGTCACGGTCAAGGAAGGCGCCGACAAGAACGACGTCCGCGAGTTGTTGCACAAACACCGCATCGAACGCGTGCTGATCGTCGACGACAAATTTGCCCTCAAAGGCATGATGACCGTCAACGACATCGAAAAAGCCAAGGCATACCCGCTGGCGAGCAAGGACGACCAAGGTCGTCTGCGTGTTGGCGCTGCTGTCGGTACCGGTAAAGACACCGGTGATCGCGTCGCTGCCCTGGTCAATGCCGGCGTTGACGTGGTGGTGGTCGACACCGCTCACGGTCACTCCAAAGGCGTGATCGACCGCGTTCGCTGGGTCAAGCAGAACTTCCCTGAAGTGCAGGTCATCGGCGGCAACATCGCCACCGGCGCTGCCGCCAAGGCTTTGGCCGAAGCTGGCGCTGACGCAGTCAAGGTCGGTATCGGCCCAGGCTCGATCTGCACCACCCGTATCGTCGCCGGTGTCGGCGTCCCGCAAATCAGTGCCATCGCCAACGTCGCCGCTGCCCTCGAAGGCACTGGTGTTCCGTTGATCGCCGACGGCGGCATCCGTTTCTCCGGTGACCTGTCCAAGGCCATCGTTGCCGGTGCTTCCTGCGTGATGATGGGCTCGATGTTCGCCGGTACTGAAGAAGCGCCAGGCGAGATCGAACTGTTCCAGGGTCGTTCGTACAAGGCTTACCGCGGCATGGGTTCGCTGGGCGCCATGTCCCAGGCTCAAGGCTCCTCCGACCGTTATTTCCAGGACTCCTCGGCAGGCGCCGAGAAACTGGTTCCGGAAGGTATCGAAGGGCGTGTTCCTTACAAGGGCACCCTGAGCGCCATCATCCATCAACTGATGGGCGGCCTGCGTTCCTCGATGGGCTACACCGGCAGCGCCGACATCGAAGAAATGCGCACCAAGCCTGAGTTCGTGCGGATCACCGGTGCTGGCATGGCCGAGTCCCACGTTCACGACGTACAGATCACCAAAGAAGCGCCAAACTACCGCGTAGGTTGA
- a CDS encoding membrane-targeted effector domain-containing toxin encodes METKGDLKDGFINPNNPADELEAFKRLRRRLHDDAVSFYSQPQPQLPPRPAIPSFIANAKLKDIIKTLFKRSQSLVVGESHSSVGSKQFLIENMSVLRKQKVKTLYVEHLLTDFHQADLDVFNRTGVMSEDLESYLQDLDATFSTDPSKQFTFEQVVRTAQKNNIRVQAIDCLASYRSAGIQRPDLNFRQKMMNFFAQQVIGADQTARGAHRWVALVGNSHANTYADVAGVSELEGSIGLRIESVGPDELGGIKIDPGVSDVARPGQAVSFVRNDLLLQIPTPKSVALAQRLEDGLPRPGMYTLSTSTGEPILVHRSRTVTKNGIVTWGKLVRTPIKQDANGYYIERDSWQISGRRFPTTEGLSSALHRIGMAPVRLPGV; translated from the coding sequence TTGGAGACAAAGGGCGATTTGAAGGACGGCTTTATCAATCCCAACAATCCAGCCGATGAGCTGGAAGCCTTCAAAAGACTACGCCGAAGACTACACGACGACGCCGTGTCCTTTTATTCGCAGCCGCAACCACAGCTGCCACCCAGGCCTGCCATTCCATCGTTCATCGCGAATGCGAAGCTCAAGGACATCATCAAGACCCTGTTCAAGCGCTCACAAAGCCTGGTCGTCGGCGAAAGTCACTCCAGCGTGGGCAGCAAACAATTTTTGATCGAGAACATGAGCGTGCTGCGCAAACAGAAGGTCAAAACCCTGTACGTGGAGCATCTGCTGACCGATTTCCATCAAGCGGACCTGGATGTGTTCAACCGCACCGGGGTGATGTCCGAGGATCTGGAAAGCTACCTCCAGGATCTTGATGCAACTTTTTCGACCGACCCCAGCAAACAATTCACGTTTGAACAGGTCGTCAGGACAGCGCAAAAAAATAACATCCGCGTGCAAGCCATCGACTGCCTGGCCAGTTACCGCAGCGCCGGTATTCAAAGGCCCGATCTCAATTTCCGGCAAAAAATGATGAATTTCTTCGCCCAACAAGTCATTGGCGCCGACCAGACAGCCAGAGGCGCCCATCGCTGGGTGGCATTGGTCGGTAACAGCCACGCCAATACCTATGCTGACGTGGCGGGGGTCAGTGAGCTTGAAGGCAGCATCGGCCTGCGTATCGAGAGTGTGGGCCCGGATGAGCTCGGCGGTATCAAGATCGACCCCGGGGTCTCCGATGTGGCGCGCCCGGGGCAAGCGGTCAGTTTTGTCAGAAATGACTTGTTGCTGCAGATCCCGACGCCGAAAAGCGTGGCCCTTGCGCAAAGGCTGGAAGATGGCCTGCCCAGGCCTGGCATGTACACCCTCAGCACCAGTACCGGTGAACCAATACTGGTTCATCGCAGCAGAACCGTCACCAAAAACGGCATCGTGACCTGGGGAAAACTCGTTCGCACGCCCATAAAACAAGATGCAAACGGCTACTACATCGAACGGGATTCCTGGCAAATCAGCGGACGACGCTTTCCAACGACCGAGGGCTTGAGTTCCGCGCTGCACAGAATTGGCATGGCCCCCGTTCGGCTACCCGGCGTCTAA
- a CDS encoding sugar ABC transporter ATPase, whose translation MNSQSIIVPKISTLPVHEPRARAVVRWLVRKNIVKEELTTCGRTGNRMAHAIADGARAVVLHPEALPFGEPINGLEIITKRCIYTPAKGFLEEAGCAECRKEVGEALFESLEDWMPGRTDNFTCPECGHEDDINGFLFLQECGFSNLGFIFNNWAEAGFKQSFIDEFADWLDQPVSWVKVEL comes from the coding sequence ATGAACTCGCAAAGCATCATCGTCCCGAAAATCTCCACACTGCCGGTGCACGAACCCCGGGCCCGGGCAGTCGTGCGTTGGCTGGTGCGCAAGAACATCGTCAAAGAAGAACTGACCACCTGTGGCCGCACGGGCAACCGCATGGCTCATGCCATCGCCGACGGTGCCCGCGCTGTCGTGCTGCATCCTGAAGCGCTGCCATTCGGCGAACCGATCAATGGCCTGGAAATCATCACCAAGCGCTGCATCTATACGCCGGCCAAGGGTTTCCTTGAAGAGGCGGGTTGCGCCGAGTGCCGCAAGGAAGTCGGCGAAGCGCTGTTCGAAAGCCTGGAAGACTGGATGCCGGGGCGCACTGATAACTTCACCTGCCCGGAATGCGGGCATGAAGATGACATCAACGGCTTTCTTTTCCTGCAGGAATGCGGCTTTTCCAACCTGGGCTTTATCTTCAATAACTGGGCCGAGGCCGGGTTCAAACAGAGCTTCATCGACGAATTTGCCGATTGGCTCGATCAACCTGTCAGTTGGGTGAAAGTCGAACTGTAG
- the guaA gene encoding glutamine-hydrolyzing GMP synthase: MALDIHAHRILILDFGSQYTQLIARRVREIGVYCELHPFDMDDEAIREFAPKGVILAGGPESVHVADSPRCPQAVFDLGVPVFGICYGMQTMAEQLGGKVEGSELREFGYARVDVVGKSRLLDGIEDHIDADGLFGLDVWMSHGDKVTKMPQDFHILASTPSCPIAGMFDDARGYYGVQFHPEVTHTKQGGRILSRFILDICGCEALWTPSKIAEDAIANIRAQVGTDNVLLGLSGGVDSSVVAALLHKAIGDQLTCVFVDNGLLRLHEGEQVMAMFAENMGVKVIRANAEDQFLDNLAGESDPEKKRKIIGRTFIDVFDAQSNKLDNIKYLAQGTIYPDVIESAGAKSGKAHVIKSHHNVGGLPEEMNLKLVEPLRELFKDEVRRLGLELGLPYDMVYRHPFPGPGLGVRILGEVKKEYADLLRRADHIFIEELRKADWYHKVSQAFVVFQPVKSVGVVGDGRRYAWVVALRAVETIDFMTARWAHLPYELLETVSGRIINEIEGISRVTYDVSSKPPATIEWE, encoded by the coding sequence ATGGCCCTCGACATTCACGCTCACCGCATCCTGATCCTCGACTTCGGTTCCCAGTACACCCAGCTGATTGCCCGCCGCGTGCGTGAAATCGGCGTGTACTGCGAACTGCATCCGTTCGACATGGACGACGAAGCGATTCGCGAATTCGCTCCCAAAGGCGTCATTCTCGCCGGCGGCCCCGAGTCCGTGCACGTAGCCGACAGCCCGCGCTGCCCGCAAGCGGTGTTTGACCTGGGCGTACCGGTCTTCGGTATCTGCTACGGCATGCAAACCATGGCTGAACAGCTGGGTGGCAAGGTCGAAGGTTCCGAGCTGCGTGAGTTCGGTTACGCCCGTGTCGACGTGGTCGGCAAGAGCCGTCTGCTCGACGGCATCGAAGACCACATCGACGCCGACGGCCTGTTCGGCCTCGACGTCTGGATGAGTCACGGTGACAAGGTCACCAAGATGCCGCAAGACTTCCACATCCTGGCCAGCACCCCAAGCTGCCCGATCGCCGGCATGTTCGACGACGCACGTGGCTACTACGGCGTGCAGTTCCACCCGGAAGTGACCCACACCAAGCAGGGCGGTCGCATCCTCTCGCGCTTTATCCTCGACATCTGCGGCTGCGAAGCGTTGTGGACGCCTTCGAAGATTGCTGAAGACGCCATCGCCAACATTCGTGCCCAGGTCGGCACCGACAACGTACTGCTCGGCCTGTCCGGCGGTGTGGACTCTTCGGTGGTTGCCGCGCTGCTGCACAAAGCCATTGGCGACCAACTGACCTGCGTCTTCGTCGACAACGGCCTGCTGCGCCTGCACGAAGGCGAGCAAGTGATGGCCATGTTCGCCGAGAACATGGGCGTCAAGGTGATCCGCGCCAATGCCGAAGATCAATTCCTCGACAACCTGGCCGGCGAGTCCGACCCGGAGAAGAAGCGCAAGATCATCGGCCGTACCTTCATCGACGTCTTCGATGCCCAGTCCAACAAACTGGACAACATCAAGTACCTCGCCCAAGGCACCATTTACCCGGACGTAATCGAGTCGGCTGGCGCCAAAAGCGGCAAGGCACACGTGATCAAGTCGCACCACAACGTGGGCGGCCTGCCGGAAGAAATGAACCTCAAGCTGGTTGAACCCCTGCGCGAGCTGTTCAAGGACGAAGTCCGTCGTCTGGGCCTGGAACTAGGCCTGCCGTACGACATGGTCTACCGTCACCCGTTCCCGGGCCCGGGCCTGGGCGTGCGGATCCTCGGTGAAGTGAAGAAGGAATACGCCGACCTGCTGCGTCGCGCCGACCACATCTTCATCGAAGAACTGCGCAAGGCCGACTGGTACCACAAGGTCAGCCAGGCATTCGTGGTGTTCCAGCCAGTGAAATCGGTTGGCGTAGTCGGCGATGGCCGTCGTTACGCTTGGGTCGTGGCCCTGCGTGCCGTGGAAACCATCGACTTCATGACCGCACGTTGGGCACACCTGCCTTACGAACTGCTGGAAACCGTTTCCGGCCGGATCATCAATGAAATCGAAGGCATCTCCCGCGTCACGTATGACGTGTCGAGCAAGCCGCCGGCGACGATTGAGTGGGAGTGA
- a CDS encoding dermonecrotic toxin domain-containing protein: MDDTQDLILTNSADAQALQALVPDLVDDCPDLYAMAYEIAQDILTRHHITDITPDNVWWHRFHGAQSSSKAFTGWQHILEKPKESMTFPQLVMHRFSVHDQDNADLLDLYGGFYRVGDDAESYDETNEVRLHASDVLKAFWDINFADRYKTAIATFWEKHSANFRALAKCTFIAKAIEDYESGHLSREHFTLVLRACAGNVSRPLTRQMLMDEAATASGLSIRKFCIDEFVSTDIFSITDDGDLNILYIPGELRGFHCFNKVEELHEWLVNEVKDAEGRERMLMRFKQQERDIVQEKPTSLGHKLANFTGIGLLTHFLENTQYENIGLTHAYEVLPDENTAADHHLLHYRGEIVSGDAFTHLSQSTHERMLSDANYLLHSNGELRKKLWIGYLNAFNRVFGPMAAAAWPAALVVIGAGIANVGLHIDQAINATTPAERKAAIKGAILGSVDILFNLPFLRGASEFAEAAEAAEAEETITPGEDLKSPSPPLQLPFESIKPDPGDASLLAPFETNEILEGYSSINGEGKFQGIYQPETGGNYIAMGDSFYQVRYSNELKTWTIIDPVDPHSFYRNIPVRLDEMGEWVPLTRPGLAGGGKFSDLFARAEPPLPDFDAPATAYDVPQEIKPALKRQPMVWRQRAI; this comes from the coding sequence ATGGACGATACCCAAGACCTCATCCTGACCAACTCCGCCGATGCCCAGGCCCTCCAGGCCCTGGTCCCCGACCTGGTCGACGACTGCCCCGACCTGTACGCCATGGCGTACGAAATCGCCCAGGATATCCTCACCAGACATCACATCACCGACATAACCCCGGACAACGTCTGGTGGCACCGTTTCCATGGCGCCCAAAGCAGTTCCAAGGCCTTTACCGGCTGGCAGCACATCCTTGAAAAGCCCAAGGAATCCATGACCTTCCCGCAACTGGTCATGCACCGCTTCAGCGTCCACGACCAGGACAATGCCGACCTGCTGGATCTCTACGGGGGCTTTTACCGGGTCGGTGATGACGCCGAGAGTTACGACGAAACCAACGAAGTGCGCCTGCATGCCAGCGACGTGCTGAAAGCCTTCTGGGACATCAATTTCGCTGACCGTTACAAAACGGCCATTGCGACATTCTGGGAAAAACACAGCGCCAACTTCCGTGCGCTGGCCAAGTGCACCTTCATCGCCAAAGCGATTGAAGACTATGAGAGCGGGCACTTGTCCCGTGAACATTTCACCCTGGTGCTCAGGGCCTGCGCCGGTAATGTCAGCAGGCCGCTCACCCGGCAAATGCTGATGGACGAGGCGGCCACAGCCAGCGGTTTATCGATTCGCAAGTTCTGCATTGATGAGTTCGTTTCGACGGATATTTTCAGTATCACTGACGACGGTGACCTGAACATTCTCTACATTCCGGGCGAGCTCAGAGGATTTCACTGTTTCAACAAGGTCGAAGAGCTGCACGAATGGCTGGTCAATGAGGTCAAGGACGCCGAAGGCCGTGAACGCATGCTCATGCGCTTCAAGCAGCAAGAGCGCGACATCGTCCAGGAAAAGCCCACTTCGCTGGGGCACAAGCTCGCCAATTTCACCGGCATTGGCCTGCTCACTCATTTCCTGGAGAACACGCAATATGAAAATATCGGCCTCACCCATGCGTACGAGGTATTACCTGATGAAAACACCGCCGCCGACCATCACTTGCTTCACTACCGTGGCGAGATAGTCAGTGGCGATGCGTTCACCCATTTGAGCCAGTCCACCCATGAGCGCATGCTCAGCGACGCCAATTACCTGCTGCATTCCAATGGCGAGCTACGCAAAAAGCTGTGGATCGGCTACCTCAATGCCTTCAACCGCGTCTTTGGGCCAATGGCTGCAGCGGCCTGGCCAGCAGCGTTGGTTGTCATAGGCGCGGGCATTGCCAATGTCGGCTTGCACATCGATCAGGCCATCAACGCCACGACCCCAGCGGAACGCAAGGCCGCGATCAAAGGGGCCATCCTTGGCAGCGTGGACATCCTGTTCAACTTGCCATTCCTGAGAGGGGCAAGCGAGTTCGCCGAAGCAGCGGAAGCAGCGGAAGCAGAGGAGACAATCACCCCTGGGGAAGATTTGAAGTCGCCGAGCCCTCCGCTGCAACTTCCCTTCGAATCCATCAAACCCGACCCGGGAGATGCCAGCCTGTTGGCGCCTTTTGAAACCAATGAAATCCTCGAGGGCTATTCCTCCATCAACGGGGAAGGCAAGTTTCAAGGCATCTATCAGCCCGAGACAGGCGGTAATTACATCGCCATGGGGGACAGTTTCTACCAGGTGCGCTACAGCAACGAACTGAAGACCTGGACGATCATTGATCCGGTCGATCCCCACTCCTTTTACCGCAACATACCGGTGCGCCTGGATGAAATGGGTGAGTGGGTGCCCCTCACGCGCCCCGGTCTGGCGGGAGGCGGCAAGTTTTCCGATCTGTTCGCCAGGGCCGAGCCGCCACTCCCCGACTTCGACGCCCCGGCGACTGCATACGATGTTCCGCAGGAGATCAAGCCAGCCCTCAAAAGGCAGCCAATGGTTTGGAGACAAAGGGCGATTTGA